Proteins encoded in a region of the Falco rusticolus isolate bFalRus1 chromosome 10, bFalRus1.pri, whole genome shotgun sequence genome:
- the E2F1 gene encoding transcription factor E2F1: MAAAAGGAAGLAALLGSASPHLLIVSAAEEPAGGGNNDADLLLFATPQPARPGAAPRRPTLGRPPVKRKLNLETDHQYIAESLPVGRGKARNPAKGVKSPGEKSRYETSLNLTTKRFLELLSQSPDGVVDLNWAAEVLKVQKRRIYDITNVLEGIQLITKKSKNNIQWLGSQATVGAPGRHRLLEKELRELQAAERQLDDLIQTCTVQLRLLTEDPANQHAAYVTCQDLRSIVDPSEQMVMVIKAPPETQLQVSDPTEAFQVSVRSTQGPIDVFLCPEDSSGVCSPVKSPFKAPAEESSPSHSQPRASPLLHSAQDVNMPLLPGEQETLLPGTSTLPSKCPAEEVSLSPLASMDALLEQSREDFSGFLADEFINLSPPQAQDYHFGLEEGEGISELFDCDFGDFTPLDF, translated from the exons atggcggcggcggcgggcggtgcggcggggctggcggcgctGCTGGGCAGCGCCTCTCCGCACCTCCTTATCGTCTCCGCCGCTGAAGAGCCCGCGGGGGGAGGCAACAACGACGCTGACCTCCTGCTCTTCGCCACGCCGCAGCCCGCCCGGCCCGGTGCCGCGCCGAGACGGCCTACGCTGGGCCGCCCGCCG GTGAAGAGGAAGCTGAATTTGGAGACGGATCACCAGTACATAGCAGAGAGCCTGCCAGTGGGCCGGGGCAAGGCCAGGAACCCTGCTAAAG GGGTAAAGTCTCCTGGGGAGAAGTCTCGCTACGAAACCTCACTGAACCTTACCACCAAGCGCTTCCTGGAGCTGTTGAGCCAGTCGCCTGATGGTGTGGTGGACCTCAACTGGGCAGCCGAGGTCCTGAAAGTGCAGAAGAGGCGCATCTACGACATCACCAACGTCTTGGAGGGCATCCAGCTCATCACCAAGAAGTCCAAGAACAACATCCAGTGGCT GGGTAGCCAGGCCACTGTGGGGGCCCCTGGCCGGCACCggctgctggagaaggagctgCGGGAGCTGCAGGCGGCCGAGCGGCAGCTGGATGACCTCATCCAGACGTGCACAGTGCAGCTGCGCCTGCTTACTGAGGACCCTGCCAACCAGCA CGCAGCCTATGTGACCTGCCAGGATCTCCGCAGCATTGTGGACCCCTCGGAGCAGATGGTGATGGTTATCAAAGCCCCCCCGGAGACTCAGCTGCAGGTCTCCGACCCGACGGAG GCTTTCCAGGTGTCTGTGCGAAGCACTCAGGGCCCCATCGATGTCTTCCTCTGCCCTGAGGACAGCTCGGGGGTCTGTAGCCCTGTCAAGAGCCCCTTCAAAGCCCCTGCAGAGGAGTCGTCTCCCAGCCATTCACAGCCCAGAGCCTCCCCGCTCCTGCATTCCGCCCAGGATGTGAACATGCCgctgctgcctggagagcaag AAACACTGCTGCCGGGGACGAGCACACTGCCCAGCAAGTGCCCAGCAGAGGAGGTGAGCCTTTCACCGCTGGCCTCCATGGACGCCctcctggagcagagcagggaggatttttcaggttttctggcGGACGAGTTCATCAACCTGTCACCGCCACAGGCACAGGACTACCACTTTGGCCTGGAGGAGGGTGAGGGCATCAGTGAGCTTTTTGACTGCGACTTTGGGGACTTCACGCCCTTGGACTTCTGA